The following DNA comes from Streptomyces sp. NBC_00273.
CCACCGCCCGGAACGCCGTCGCGAAGCGGCAGCCGAGACCGGCCGCCGTCGCGTACGAGAGCTCCTCGGGCACCGCCACCAGGTTCACGTCAGCGTGGTCCAGGGCCACGTACTCGGCGAAGGACCCCCAGTGCGTGAACCCGGGCTGCGTCTGCCGCGCGCACACCTGGTGGTCACCGGCCGCGCAGTCGGCGCAGCTGCCGCAGGCGCACACGAACGGCGCCGTGACCCGGTCGCCGACCCGCCAGTTCCTGACGCCGGTCCCCACGGCTTCGACCACACCGGCGAGTTCGTGCCCGGGGACGTGCGGCAGCACGATGTCCGGGTCGTGCCCCATCCACCCGTGCCAGTCGCTGCGGCACAGCCCGGTGGCCTCCACCCGCACCACCACCCCGCCCGTCGGCGGACCCGGCTCCGCCACCTCCCGCACCTCGGCCCGCTCGCCGTACCGCTCGAAGACCACCGCTCGCATGGATCCCGCCCTCCGCTCGACCGACCGGCAGGCTACCGGGCCTCACGGCGCGCCCTCCCCGGCCCGGGCCAGTGCCAGTACGCCCGCGCAGATCAGGGCGATGCCCAGCAGTTGGGGGAGCAGCCACCAGCCCGACCGCAGGTGCTCCTCGTACAGCACCACCCCCAGCGCGATGCTGATGCTCGCGTCGCCGAGGGTCAGCGCGGGCTGCGAGGCGACCAGCGGGCCGCCCTGCATGGCGTGTTCCAGCAGGAGCAGGGCACAGATGCCGCTGGCCCCGAAGGCGTAGGTCTCCCAGGTCGTCAGGAAGGCGACGAAGCCGTCGTCGTCGAGGACGTGCACCGCGGACTTCATCAGCGCGGCGGTGAGCGCGTAACAGACGGCGGTGGCGGCACCGAGGCAGCCGGCCCGGGCCCGGCCGGGCGGCAGGCGCAGCCCGGCCACGGCCAGGGCGGCCACGACGACCGCGCACGCCGTCAGGGCCACCACCCAGCGTTCGGCCGGCACGTGCGTCCGGTTGCCCATGGGCGAGGCGGCCACGAGCGCGACCCCGAGCCCCGCCACCACCCCCGCCACGGCCAGCCACATCGCCCGCGGCAGCCGCTGCCGCGTCATCAGCGAGGCGATCAGCAGCGCGAGCGGCAGCTCCAGTACGAACAGCGGCTGTACGAGCGCCAGCGCGCCGGTGGCCAGCGCGAGGGCCTGCCCGGCCCCCGCCGCGATCACGGCCAGGATGCCGCCGATCCACAGCGGACGCCGCAGCAGATCGAGGACCAGGCCGAGGCGGAAGCCGTCGCTCTGCGGCACGGTGAGCGCGGCGCGCCGCTGGAGCACGGTGGCGAGCGCGTTGCTGAACGCCGCGAACAGTGCGAAGAGGACCGGCAGGACGACGCCCATGCCCCGATCCTCACGGCGGCCGCCGCCCCTCCGCGCCACGACACCGGGCCACGGCCGTCAGGCCCCGCGCATTCCCCCGTCCGGACCTGCCCGGCAACCGTCAGGTACGCCCCGCGGCCCGACGCAGGGCCAGTGCCGCGAGGGCTTCCGGGGCGCCGGCCTGGCCCCGGATGCCGGGGAAGGCGTTGACGTCCACGATCAGCGGTGTTCCGCCACCGGTGTCGATGATGTCCACGCCGTAGACGTCCAGCGCGAAGACCGCGCCCGCCTCGCGCACCAGATCGGCCCAGCCGGACGGCAGTTCCGCCAGCGGCAGGGGACGGGTGGGGCCACGGCCGCCGGGGGAGAGCTCGGACCGGCGCAGGGCCGAGAAGACCTGGTCGCCTATGGCCCACAGCTTGTGGTCCCAGCCGCTGTTGGGCGCGTACTCCTGCACCACGACGGGCTCGTGCGGCCACTCCCGCGCCAACTCCCGCAGGCGTGCCGCGTCGTCGACGCGGGCGACGAGGTCGCCCCGGCGGCTGTACCGGCTCTTGACCACCACGGGGGCTTGCGGCCGGGCCCCGGCCGCCCACGCCCCGAGGGAGTCGTGGGTACGGGTCGCGGCGAAGGGGAGCCCGGCCCGCAGGGCGAGCTCGGCCATCGCCGTGCGGTCCTGGCACAGCGCGGTGGCCGAGGCGGAGTTCACCACGGCCGCTCCACGCCGTTCCAGGGAGCGCGCGAGACCCAGCGCGTGCGGCGTCCGCGACTTCAGCAGGTACACCTCGGCGAGCGGCAGCGGTACGTCCTCCAGGGCGACCGGATCGAGGGCCTCGACCTCGTGTTCCGGGGCCAGCAGGGCCGTGGCGTCCGCCAGCAGCGGATGCCCGGGCTCCGGGGTGATCAGGCCGATCTTCACGCGCCGTCGCCCCCCACGGCCGAGATCTGCGCCGGGATCGACAGGGGCAGCGGGTACGCCAGCGCCACGGGCGCCGGCTGCTGCGCGCTGCCGCCCGCCCGTGCCAGTTCCAGGACCGCCCGGGCCACCCGCGCGGCCGCGTCCGGCACCTGACGGAAGCTCGGGAAGTCGTTCACGTCGACGACCACCGGCCCGTCCGGGCCCAACAGCACGTCCACGCCGTACAGGTCCAGCCCGTAGACCGCCCCCACCTGCGCGGCGATCGCCGCCACCTCGGCCGACAGCGGCACGCGGCGCTCCCGCACGGAGGGGTCCGGGTGCAGCGGCGAGCACCGCTCGGTCGCGAACAGCTCCCCGCCGACCGCGTACACCTTGATGTCCGTCCCCGAGTTGGGCACGTACGGCTGGGCGATGAGCAGGCCCTCGCCCGCGAGCACGGGCAGCAGCGACTCCAACCGCTCCGGCGAGGACACCAGGTGCACGGCGCGCCCGGAGCTGCCGTCGGCGGGCTTGACGACGAGCGGGTACTCCGCCGCCGGGACCTCCCTCAGCAACTCGGGGCGGGCCACGGCGTACGTCGGCGGCAGCGGGAGCCCCCGGCCGCGCCCGAGAGCGGCGGCCAGCGCCTTGTCCCGTACGCCGCGGATCGACCGGGCGTCGTTGACGGTGGTCGTCCCGGCCGCGGCGGCCGCTTCGAGCAGCGTCAGACCCGGGCCGCCCGAAACCGTCTTGAGGACCCACGCATCGTGCGCACCCGCGTCCACCACCTCGGTCATGCGCAGGAGCGAGCCGCCCGGCCGTACGACGTCCACCCGGTGCCCCCACGCGGTCAGCTGCCGGATCACCTCGTTCGGCATGCCGTCGTGGCGGTAGTGCTCCTCCACCAGGAAGCAGAGCCTCATGGACCTTCCCCATATTCCCCGGACGTCCGCCGATACGTCCGGCGAGTCATGACGTCACAGGATGTCATGGACCGCAATATGATGATCGGTCCGGCTGTGGGCTTCCTTGTTACGATCCTGCTTCGGCAACGGGGGAGGGACCAGGAGCATGCGCGATCGGTGGACGGGGCAGCTGCACGGGCTCGTCGGGAACGCGGCCGCACCGGCGGACGTGCTGGTGCGGCTGCTCGGCCACGAAGACGAGCGGGTGCGACGGGCGGTTGCGCGGCGCGCCGTTCTGCCGCAGGAGGTGGTCGAGGCCGTTCTGGTCCACCCGGACCGCCACGTCCGGATCGCGCTCGCCGAGAACGGCAACGCCGATCCCGATCAGCGCGCCCGGCTGGTCGAGGACCCGGCCCCGGGGGTCCACCTCATGCTCGCGGTCGGCCCCCTGACCTACCGGCAGCGGGTGGCCCCGCTGCCCGACTGGGCCTACGAACGGCTGCTGGCCCACCCACGCCTCGCGGTGAGCCACGAACTGATCCTGTCGGGCGCGACACCCGACCACATCCTGGCGACCCTCGCCGACCACGAGGACCCCGTGTTCCGCCGGGCGTCCTGCCGCGCCTGGGACCGGCTCGCGCAGCAGGTCCGCGAACGGCTCCTGCACGACGAGGATCCCGATGTCCGGAGGGCAGCCGCCGCGCGGATCTGCCACGAGGACGAGGAAGCGACCGCCTGGCTGGTCGGGGAACTGGGCGACTCGTGGCAGGTGATCGACATCCTGAAGACCGGCCGGCTCACCCGGGAGCTCGCCGAACGCGTGGTCGCCGGAGGCGGACGGCTCGCGGCGATCGCCGCCAACCCCACCCTCCCGCCCGACCTCGTGGCGCGCCTCGCCGTCGACCCCGACCCGGGGGTCCGGCTGGCGGTCTCCGCCCGCCCCGAGCTGAGCGAGTCCGAGCGCGCCGCCATCGACCACACCGTGGACGCCGAAGACCGGCTGGGCACCCTCGACTGGGTGTGGGCGCGCCGCGAGGACGCCGAGTTCCTGCGCCGGTGCGCCCGGTCCGCGCACACCTGGTTGCGCCGCAGCGCCGCGGTCTGCCCCGGCCTGCCGGCCGACGCCGTCGAACTGCTCGCGGGGGACCAGGACTTCGCCGTACGCCTACTGCTCGCCGAGTTCCACCCAAAGCCGCCCCCCGAGCTGCTCCTCGACCTCTACCTGAACGGCACCCACCGCGCCGTGGGCATGCTCGTCACCCGGCCGGGCTTCCCCGCCGCCGGGCTCGCCGCCCGCTTCGGCGCCTCGCCCGACCCGGAACGCCGGCGGCTGGCCCTGCGCGACCCCGACCTGGAACCGGAACTCCTCGACCGCCTCAGCCGGGACCCCGATACGCGCGCGGCCGCCGCCCGGGACCCCAGGCTCCCCGTGGCCCGGATCCGCGAACTGCTCGCCGATCCGGACACCGCGGCCGCCGCGGCCGCCAACCCCGTGCTTCCGCCCGAGGACATGCGCCGGTTGCTGGACCGGGCGGGCGTGCCGGAAATCCCGGTGAATGATCGGACAATCGACTGCTAGGTTGATCACGTGCCGAAGCTGAATCAGATCATCGCAGTGGAAAAGGGCGTCAAGTCCAAGTCCCTCCAGGAGCTCACCCAAGCTCACCACGACGTCCAGAAGCCCGCCCTGCTGGCCGGAATCTCCCGGACCTACCAGCCCAAGGACGAGGAGGGCGAGCAGTTGCCGCCCGAGTCCACCCGGGTGCAGGTCAAGGCCGAGGACGTGCTGCGGGCGACGGCGGGGACCCTGACGCGGCTGTTCGACGTGACGGCCACCAAGGACTGGGCGAACCGCACCGCGGTCGCCGATGTCGTCGTGGACGGGACGGTCCTGCTGGCGCAGGTGCCCGTGCCGTACCTGCTCTTCCTGGAGAAGCAGCTCACCGACATGCACACCTTCGTGCGGAAGCTGCCGGTGCTGGACGCCTCCGAATCCTGGAACCTGGACCCGTCCACGGACTCCTGGAAGACGGACCCGGTGCGCACCATCCGTACCAAGAAGGTGCCGCGCAACCACGTGAAGGCCGAGGCCACCGAGAAGCACCCGGCGCAGGTCGAGGTGTACTACGAGGACGTGCCGGTCGGGTACTGGACGACCGTGAAGTTCTCCGGTGCGCTGCCCGCCCGGCGGGTCAACGAGCTGATCGACCGCGTGGAGAAGCTCCAGCAGGCCGTCAAGTTCGCCCGCGAGGAGGCCAACAGCGCCGAGGTCACCGACCAGCGGGTCGGCGACGCGGTGTTCGGCTACCTGTTCAGGTAGCCCACAGAACCCCTCCCGTATGTCTGCGGGAGGTGCGCGAGAGCGCAAGCTGAAACTGATGTTGAAGCTGAACGAGGGTGTCAGTTGGGGGTTCGAATCCCTCCCCCGGCATTGCGAGCCGGGGTGGCCCAAGCTGGTAGAGGCGGCCCTTCAATCTCAGATTATCGCTCCAGTCTCAGTATTCGCCGCCGAACACCGGATCGACCGAGCGCGGACGATCATCGATGGATAGGGGTTCAAGTCCCCTCTGTGCCTCTCCTCGTGGCGCGGTAGTTCAAAGGTAGAACACGTCGATCTAAGAATGATCCGCGACTCTTAAACGTGCCGGTGTGCGCAATTGGGTGGCACACAGGAGCCCGGGAGCTGGATATGCTCCCGGGCTCCGTCACGTTCCGGCCCGCGCTCCGGTCGGAACGGTCCGGTCCGACCGGACCGTTCCGGTCAGACCGGAACCGACACGAACGTCCGGCCCGACTCGTTCTCGACCAGGATCGCCTTGACGTCCGCCGGGTCCACGGCCGCCGAACCGTCCAGCGCCGCGCCCTTGGCCTCGCCGTTCTCCTGGCTGCCCGTGACCCAGCCGGCTGCGGTGGTGCGCGTACCGTTCTTGGAGACCACGATCAGCCGGCACCGCTCGCCCGGCGGTACGCCCGTGACCGCCGCGTGCACGCGCACCCACTTGGTGGCGGGCGTCATCTGCACGGTCATCCGCGCCCCCGTGGCCTTGTCGGTCGCGGAGAGCACCTTGGTCCCGGCGGGCGGTGGGGAAGGGTTGGCCGTGGCCGTCGGGGACGGCGGCACAGGCAGCGCCTCGGTGTCCAAATCGCCCGTACCCAGCTGGGTACCGGCCCAGAACACGGCGGCCAGCGAAGCGGCGACCGCCAGTCCCGCGAGGCCCGCGCGCCGCCGCGAATCACCGGCCCGCTCACCGCGCATCTGCCGCAGGGTGCGCTGGAGCAGCAGGTCACCGCCATGCGGCGGTCCGTCGAGGAACGCCTCGTCGGGCACCTCGCCCAGAGCCGCCTCCATCTCGCGCAACGCGGCCACCTCCTCCCGGCACTGCACGCATCCGCTCGTGTGTTCCTCGACCCGGCGGATCTCCTCGGGGTCCAGGACGCCGAGTACGTAGGGGCCGAGCAGTTCCTCCTCGTGCCTCTGCCGGTTCATGCCACCACCTCACGCAGTCCGGCGGGCTGCTGGGGCGGCCTGCCCGATCGCTTTCCTTCTCTGGAACCGATGTCCCTGAATCCGTCGCTCTTGAAGACGTCGCGCAGCGCCTTGAGGGCGTAGTGCGAGCGAGATTTGACCGTACCCGCCGGGATGCCGAGACTGTCGGCCGCCTCCGCGACGCTGAGCTGTCGGTAGTACAACTCCTTGAGGACGTCGCGGTGTTCCGGCGACAGCTGATCGAGGGCCCCCAGGACCGTCATGCTGTCCACCACGGAGTCGGCGTGGTCCGCCTCCACCGGGGGAGCGGACGAGGCTCCCGAGACCTCGGGCGGCCGGGCGGCCTTCGCCCGGTAGCGGTCGGTGATGATGTTGCGGGCCACGGTGAGCAGCCAGCCGCGCACCGAGCCCTTTCCGTTGACCAGCACCTCGGAGTGGCGCCAGGCCCGGATCAGCGTCTCCTGTACGACGTCCTCGGCGGCGGCCCTGTCTCCCGTCAGCCGGGTGGCGTACGCGAGCAGGGCGTGACCGTGCTCCTCGTACACCGACTTGATCAGTGCCTCATCGGTCGAGCCCCGCCGAGTGCGGGGCCACAGTGGTCCGGCCATCTCACCCTCTCCGTCTTCCTCGCATATGTGGTGCGGTCGGAACACGCCACCGGGACGGATTCGGTTCACGTGACCTGCGTCACTCAGGTCCGGCAGGTGCGGCCCTCGTT
Coding sequences within:
- a CDS encoding DMT family transporter; this encodes MGVVLPVLFALFAAFSNALATVLQRRAALTVPQSDGFRLGLVLDLLRRPLWIGGILAVIAAGAGQALALATGALALVQPLFVLELPLALLIASLMTRQRLPRAMWLAVAGVVAGLGVALVAASPMGNRTHVPAERWVVALTACAVVVAALAVAGLRLPPGRARAGCLGAATAVCYALTAALMKSAVHVLDDDGFVAFLTTWETYAFGASGICALLLLEHAMQGGPLVASQPALTLGDASISIALGVVLYEEHLRSGWWLLPQLLGIALICAGVLALARAGEGAP
- a CDS encoding sigma-70 family RNA polymerase sigma factor; amino-acid sequence: MAGPLWPRTRRGSTDEALIKSVYEEHGHALLAYATRLTGDRAAAEDVVQETLIRAWRHSEVLVNGKGSVRGWLLTVARNIITDRYRAKAARPPEVSGASSAPPVEADHADSVVDSMTVLGALDQLSPEHRDVLKELYYRQLSVAEAADSLGIPAGTVKSRSHYALKALRDVFKSDGFRDIGSREGKRSGRPPQQPAGLREVVA
- a CDS encoding anti-sigma factor, with the translated sequence MNRQRHEEELLGPYVLGVLDPEEIRRVEEHTSGCVQCREEVAALREMEAALGEVPDEAFLDGPPHGGDLLLQRTLRQMRGERAGDSRRRAGLAGLAVAASLAAVFWAGTQLGTGDLDTEALPVPPSPTATANPSPPPAGTKVLSATDKATGARMTVQMTPATKWVRVHAAVTGVPPGERCRLIVVSKNGTRTTAAGWVTGSQENGEAKGAALDGSAAVDPADVKAILVENESGRTFVSVPV
- a CDS encoding ATP-grasp domain-containing protein, with amino-acid sequence MRLCFLVEEHYRHDGMPNEVIRQLTAWGHRVDVVRPGGSLLRMTEVVDAGAHDAWVLKTVSGGPGLTLLEAAAAAGTTTVNDARSIRGVRDKALAAALGRGRGLPLPPTYAVARPELLREVPAAEYPLVVKPADGSSGRAVHLVSSPERLESLLPVLAGEGLLIAQPYVPNSGTDIKVYAVGGELFATERCSPLHPDPSVRERRVPLSAEVAAIAAQVGAVYGLDLYGVDVLLGPDGPVVVDVNDFPSFRQVPDAAARVARAVLELARAGGSAQQPAPVALAYPLPLSIPAQISAVGGDGA
- a CDS encoding DUF7873 family protein, encoding MPKLNQIIAVEKGVKSKSLQELTQAHHDVQKPALLAGISRTYQPKDEEGEQLPPESTRVQVKAEDVLRATAGTLTRLFDVTATKDWANRTAVADVVVDGTVLLAQVPVPYLLFLEKQLTDMHTFVRKLPVLDASESWNLDPSTDSWKTDPVRTIRTKKVPRNHVKAEATEKHPAQVEVYYEDVPVGYWTTVKFSGALPARRVNELIDRVEKLQQAVKFAREEANSAEVTDQRVGDAVFGYLFR
- a CDS encoding ATP-grasp domain-containing protein; this translates as MKIGLITPEPGHPLLADATALLAPEHEVEALDPVALEDVPLPLAEVYLLKSRTPHALGLARSLERRGAAVVNSASATALCQDRTAMAELALRAGLPFAATRTHDSLGAWAAGARPQAPVVVKSRYSRRGDLVARVDDAARLRELAREWPHEPVVVQEYAPNSGWDHKLWAIGDQVFSALRRSELSPGGRGPTRPLPLAELPSGWADLVREAGAVFALDVYGVDIIDTGGGTPLIVDVNAFPGIRGQAGAPEALAALALRRAAGRT